One Bacteroidota bacterium DNA segment encodes these proteins:
- a CDS encoding TonB-dependent receptor yields MRIYRLIVFIFGIFIYLNTQAQNYTQTIRGTVKDKESQFLLANVAVTITSLASSSIIETDANGNFRLDNIPIGRHTLRFAKDGYKEAIIPDIIVSSAKEAVINVELEEEVSRLKEVKIKASPNASKTNNEMITVSGRLFTTDQTNRFAGSLADPSRMAANFAGVSGVGGQRNDIVIRGNSPMGLLWRLEGVDIPSPNHFSSQGSTGGPVSILNNNTLANSDFITGAFPAGYGNCLSGVFDLKLRNGNNEKREYTGQIGFNGFEFGAEGPINRSKKSSYLINYRYSTLGVFDALGIDLTFAGIPKYQDVTMKLNFPETKTGQWQFTAIGGISSIAILDANRDTGDLSFGNGRNNIYNGTDMGLAILSNQYRIDKKSYIKTMVSATYQKRFTQVDSLNAANDAYLVYAEKTKNIKGVLHSFYHNKINKKNNIRVGMILTKMYTHLQDSFLNNDGKLQTLRKFDGGNYLTQFYIEHKCNINSKLTLNTGLHYLYWAMNKTESVEPRTGLRWAIKSGKTLTAGYGLHSQLQPLEIYYSQVVNNKGQYVKNNTTLDLSRAHHFVLGYEQLFGKSIRLKVEVYCQNLYNIPVDTDRISTFSILNFGSDFNSLPVRNKLVNKGTGRNKGIEVTFEKYFNKGYYWLLTGSFFDSRYKSLSGKEYNTAFNGKYVVNGLFGYEWKMGKNRNNILSINLKSTIAGGRRKTPTNIDSSKYYNEQRFDYNRSYADQYQPYTRTDIRIGFKLNGKKVTQEWAIDIQNVLNQLNPLTDIYDPNEKKVITQYQQKFFPIALYRIQF; encoded by the coding sequence ATGAGAATTTATAGATTAATTGTATTTATTTTTGGAATATTCATATATCTAAATACACAAGCCCAAAATTATACACAAACCATTCGGGGTACTGTAAAAGACAAAGAAAGCCAATTCTTGTTGGCCAATGTAGCCGTTACTATAACAAGTTTAGCAAGCAGTAGTATCATTGAAACTGACGCCAATGGTAATTTTAGATTGGATAATATTCCAATTGGTAGACATACTTTGCGATTTGCCAAAGATGGATATAAGGAAGCAATCATTCCCGACATTATTGTTTCTTCTGCGAAAGAGGCTGTAATCAATGTAGAGCTTGAGGAAGAGGTGAGCAGACTTAAGGAAGTTAAAATTAAAGCTTCTCCCAATGCATCAAAAACCAATAACGAAATGATTACCGTAAGTGGCCGACTTTTCACCACGGATCAAACAAACAGATTTGCAGGAAGCCTAGCAGATCCGAGCAGGATGGCAGCAAATTTTGCAGGCGTATCGGGTGTGGGTGGCCAACGAAATGATATAGTAATTCGTGGCAATAGTCCTATGGGATTATTGTGGAGATTAGAAGGGGTGGACATTCCAAGTCCCAACCATTTTAGTAGTCAAGGAAGTACAGGTGGGCCAGTTTCTATATTGAATAATAATACACTTGCCAATAGCGATTTTATTACAGGTGCCTTCCCCGCAGGATATGGTAATTGCTTAAGTGGTGTGTTTGATTTGAAATTGCGAAATGGAAATAATGAGAAGCGAGAATATACAGGGCAGATAGGTTTTAACGGTTTTGAATTTGGAGCGGAAGGGCCGATTAATCGCAGTAAAAAAAGTAGTTATCTGATTAATTATCGGTACTCAACCTTGGGCGTGTTCGATGCCTTGGGTATTGACCTCACTTTTGCAGGAATACCAAAGTATCAAGACGTGACCATGAAACTAAATTTTCCGGAAACAAAAACAGGGCAATGGCAGTTCACGGCAATTGGGGGTATAAGTTCAATAGCTATATTAGATGCTAATCGCGATACGGGCGACCTCAGTTTTGGGAATGGCCGAAACAATATATATAATGGTACCGATATGGGTTTAGCTATTTTGAGCAATCAATATAGGATAGATAAAAAATCGTATATAAAAACTATGGTTTCCGCTACTTATCAAAAACGCTTTACCCAAGTAGATTCACTAAACGCTGCAAATGATGCATATCTAGTTTATGCGGAAAAAACTAAGAACATTAAGGGTGTTTTGCACAGTTTCTATCATAACAAAATTAACAAAAAAAACAATATAAGAGTGGGTATGATACTCACTAAGATGTATACACATTTGCAAGATAGTTTTTTGAACAATGATGGTAAATTGCAAACGCTTCGCAAGTTTGATGGGGGGAATTATCTGACCCAATTTTATATAGAACATAAGTGTAATATAAACTCAAAGCTTACTTTAAATACAGGCTTGCATTATTTATATTGGGCAATGAACAAAACGGAATCTGTTGAACCAAGGACAGGCTTACGTTGGGCAATAAAGTCTGGCAAAACTCTTACAGCAGGGTATGGCTTGCACAGCCAGTTGCAACCGCTGGAAATATATTATTCGCAGGTAGTAAACAACAAGGGTCAATATGTGAAAAATAATACCACTTTGGATTTAAGTCGTGCTCATCATTTTGTATTAGGGTATGAGCAATTGTTTGGGAAGAGTATTAGATTGAAGGTGGAAGTTTATTGTCAGAATTTATATAATATACCTGTCGACACAGATAGGATTAGTACCTTTAGTATTCTCAATTTCGGATCCGATTTTAATAGTTTGCCTGTGCGTAATAAACTTGTCAATAAAGGGACTGGCCGCAATAAAGGTATTGAAGTAACCTTCGAGAAGTATTTTAATAAAGGATACTATTGGTTGCTCACTGGTTCGTTTTTCGATAGTAGATATAAATCACTTTCGGGCAAAGAATATAATACTGCTTTTAATGGCAAGTATGTGGTAAACGGATTGTTTGGCTACGAGTGGAAGATGGGAAAAAATAGAAACAATATATTGAGTATAAACTTAAAGAGTACCATAGCAGGAGGTCGCCGCAAAACGCCCACCAATATCGACTCATCGAAGTATTATAATGAACAAAGATTTGATTACAACCGTTCGTATGCCGACCAGTACCAACCCTATACACGTACCGATATTCGCATTGGGTTTAAATTGAATGGCAAAAAGGTAACACAGGAATGGGCTATCGATATTCAAAATGTATTAAACCAACTAAATCCCTTGACAGATATATATGATCCCAATGAAAAAAAGGTGATAACACAATACCAGCAAAAGTTTTTTCCGATTGCATTGTATAGGATTCAGTTTTAA